A portion of the Burkholderia sp. GAS332 genome contains these proteins:
- a CDS encoding Threonine/homoserine/homoserine lactone efflux protein, with translation MLSSSAIALLAVGIIVVLITPGPTNTLLAAAGLRQGVRRSLPLIAAELAGYLLSISVWGHFLAQAAHALPWLPSLLRVAAGVYIAYLAVDMWRAAVALPDSTPRASGLRTLFVATLLNPKGLLFAGTIFPAVAFTHVPAYAIAMLMFAGLLVPIALAWIAFGAALGSGKLTWLNPVKMQRGASIVLGVFSLSLAWAALH, from the coding sequence ATGCTTTCCTCGTCTGCTATCGCGTTGCTGGCTGTCGGCATTATCGTCGTATTGATTACGCCGGGTCCGACCAATACGCTGCTTGCGGCGGCCGGTCTGCGCCAGGGCGTGCGGCGTTCGTTGCCGCTGATCGCCGCCGAACTCGCCGGCTATCTTCTGTCGATTTCCGTGTGGGGACATTTTCTCGCGCAAGCCGCGCATGCGTTGCCGTGGTTGCCGTCGCTGCTGCGCGTGGCGGCCGGCGTGTACATCGCCTATCTCGCCGTCGATATGTGGCGCGCCGCAGTGGCCTTGCCCGATTCGACGCCGCGAGCGAGCGGCTTGCGCACGCTATTCGTGGCGACCCTGCTCAACCCAAAAGGCTTGTTGTTCGCCGGCACGATCTTTCCCGCCGTCGCGTTCACCCATGTTCCCGCATACGCCATCGCGATGCTGATGTTCGCCGGCCTGCTGGTGCCGATCGCACTGGCGTGGATCGCGTTCGGCGCGGCGCTGGGCAGCGGCAAACTCACCTGGCTGAATCCGGTGAAGATGCAGCGCGGCGCGTCGATTGTGCTGGGCGTGTTTTCCTTGTCGCTCGCGTGGGCGGCGCTGCATTAA
- a CDS encoding Predicted transcriptional regulator, ArsR family, whose protein sequence is MRYANESLENSPALAQAAQTAAPVDRILNLLKMQGLLSTASIAGELGITVEAARQQIQKLLSGGLIEGRQALQAGPGRPSQSWALTEAGNARFPDAHPQLTVQLLGSIRQLFGEEGLDRLIDQRALETRANYLAVLKPIKGLKARLTRLAELRSAEGYMAELQKDGRDWLLLENHCPICAAARTCQGFCRTELQLFTEIVGEEGSIQREEHVLVGARRCAYRVTVKGK, encoded by the coding sequence ATGAGATATGCAAATGAAAGCTTGGAAAATTCACCGGCGCTCGCGCAAGCCGCGCAGACTGCTGCGCCGGTGGATCGCATCCTGAATCTGTTGAAGATGCAGGGGCTTTTGTCGACGGCTTCGATCGCGGGTGAACTCGGCATTACGGTCGAAGCCGCACGGCAGCAGATCCAGAAACTGCTGAGCGGTGGCTTGATCGAAGGGCGCCAGGCGTTGCAGGCGGGGCCGGGGCGGCCGAGTCAAAGCTGGGCTTTGACGGAAGCGGGCAACGCACGCTTTCCAGACGCGCATCCGCAATTGACGGTGCAATTGCTCGGTTCGATTCGCCAGTTATTCGGCGAAGAGGGGCTCGATAGATTGATCGATCAGCGCGCCCTGGAAACGCGCGCGAACTATCTCGCGGTGCTCAAGCCGATCAAAGGGCTCAAGGCGCGGCTGACCAGACTCGCGGAGCTTCGCAGCGCCGAAGGCTATATGGCCGAGTTGCAGAAAGACGGGCGCGACTGGCTGCTGCTCGAGAACCACTGTCCGATCTGCGCGGCGGCGCGCACCTGCCAGGGTTTTTGCCGCACGGAGTTGCAACTGTTCACGGAGATCGTCGGCGAGGAAGGATCGATTCAGCGTGAGGAGCATGTGCTCGTCGGCGCGCGACGATGTGCCTATCGCGTGACAGTGAAAGGCAAATAG
- a CDS encoding Major Facilitator Superfamily protein yields MKNLQSDVPAWSDLLSGSNGWRALGLAGGVALHATNVYVATTILPSVVHDIGGLELYAWNTTLFVVASILGSVLSVRLLAVLGARSAYFSALAVFALGTVVCASAPSMLWMLAGRTLQGLGGGILLAFSYALIRVVFEERLWPRAMGLVSGMWGVATLCGPAVGGIFAQLGDWRLAFWVLLPVVLLLAVIVHREVDDKRAHGESAQPIPLLKVGLLSASVLVISLAALTDDMRWNALGVIAGLGFVWLLARLERSSTHPRLLPSGSFSIRTRIGRIYACMSLLGIGVTSEIFVPYFLQTIHGRSPLAAGYLTALMAAGWSAGSMFSAGRSATAAQRLSRAGPVVAALGLAALAWLMPIAGLFDGLLGTVALCAALTSVGLGVGIGWPHLLTRVFTAAQPGEENLASLSITTIQLFAMAFGSALAGLVANGAGLTTLAPLPGAQHTALWLFATFALAPLLAAGLTRHKPHLTGEAL; encoded by the coding sequence ATGAAAAATCTGCAATCGGATGTGCCGGCCTGGAGCGATCTGCTCAGCGGCAGTAACGGCTGGCGGGCGTTGGGCCTCGCAGGCGGCGTCGCGCTGCATGCCACCAACGTCTATGTGGCGACGACGATCCTACCGTCGGTCGTGCATGACATTGGCGGGCTCGAACTGTATGCGTGGAACACGACGCTGTTCGTGGTCGCGTCGATTCTCGGCTCGGTGTTATCGGTGCGCCTGCTCGCGGTGCTCGGCGCGCGCTCCGCGTACTTCAGCGCGCTGGCGGTGTTCGCGCTGGGCACCGTCGTGTGCGCGAGTGCACCGTCGATGCTCTGGATGCTCGCCGGCCGCACGCTGCAAGGTCTCGGCGGCGGCATTCTGCTCGCGTTCAGTTACGCGCTGATTCGCGTCGTGTTCGAAGAGCGCCTGTGGCCACGCGCGATGGGGCTGGTGTCGGGCATGTGGGGCGTGGCGACGTTATGCGGGCCAGCGGTCGGCGGCATCTTCGCGCAGCTCGGTGACTGGCGGCTGGCGTTCTGGGTGTTGCTGCCGGTCGTGCTGCTGCTCGCCGTGATTGTGCATCGCGAGGTCGACGACAAGCGCGCCCACGGTGAATCGGCTCAGCCGATCCCCTTACTCAAAGTCGGCTTGCTCAGTGCCTCAGTCCTGGTGATTTCACTCGCCGCGTTAACCGACGACATGCGCTGGAACGCGCTCGGCGTTATTGCCGGCCTCGGCTTCGTATGGCTGCTTGCCAGACTCGAACGCAGCAGCACGCATCCGCGCTTGTTGCCGAGCGGCTCGTTCTCGATTCGCACGCGGATCGGCAGGATCTACGCCTGCATGAGTCTGCTCGGCATCGGCGTGACCAGTGAAATCTTCGTGCCGTATTTCTTGCAGACGATCCACGGACGTTCGCCGCTGGCCGCCGGTTATCTGACCGCATTGATGGCGGCCGGCTGGTCGGCCGGCTCGATGTTCAGCGCCGGCCGCTCCGCTACCGCCGCGCAGCGTTTGAGCCGAGCCGGTCCGGTTGTCGCGGCGCTCGGGCTCGCCGCACTCGCCTGGCTGATGCCGATAGCAGGCTTGTTTGATGGCTTGCTGGGTACGGTCGCACTGTGCGCAGCGCTCACGAGCGTTGGACTGGGTGTCGGGATCGGCTGGCCGCATCTGCTCACTCGCGTGTTCACCGCCGCGCAGCCGGGCGAAGAGAACCTCGCGTCGCTTTCGATCACCACCATTCAACTGTTCGCGATGGCGTTCGGCTCCGCACTCGCGGGCCTCGTCGCGAACGGCGCCGGTCTCACGACCCTCGCCCCGCTGCCCGGCGCGCAACACACCGCGCTCTGGCTGTTTGCGACGTTCGCGCTCGCGCCCTTGCTCGCAGCCGGGTTGACTCGCCATAAGCCGCATCTCACCGGAGAAGCATTGTGA
- a CDS encoding LysR family transcriptional regulator, regulator for bpeEF and oprC (manually curated), giving the protein MIDRVQAMRIFVRIVDASSFTRAAESLEIPRATATTTVQALESLLGVQLLVRTTRKVTLTAEGAAYYERCAQILAAIEEVESGLFNRPENLRGRLRVAMPEMIAASIVVPALASFHALHPHVELALGVSHRTLDLVGESVDCSIELGELPDSRLLARRLGLLERVTCASPAYLARFGEPRHLDDLSDHVAVNWLSMQTGRRVDFDFSVAARTSKVKVNGFIQVNDEHTYLACGLEGLGLIQPGRAAAAPYLASGQLIEVLPKCKPTPVALSVTYVKSRQISPRVRAFVDWLAEVFENAPGMVKAAPPLADPPAWPVLDAQGMHGLNTASP; this is encoded by the coding sequence GTGATAGATCGAGTACAAGCCATGCGGATCTTCGTGCGAATCGTCGATGCCAGCAGCTTCACGCGCGCCGCCGAGTCGCTCGAGATTCCACGCGCCACCGCGACGACCACCGTGCAGGCGCTCGAGTCCCTGCTCGGCGTGCAGTTGCTGGTGCGCACGACGCGCAAGGTCACACTGACCGCGGAAGGCGCCGCCTACTACGAACGCTGCGCGCAGATTCTCGCCGCGATCGAAGAGGTCGAATCAGGTCTGTTCAACCGTCCGGAGAATCTGCGTGGCCGCTTGCGCGTGGCGATGCCGGAGATGATCGCCGCGTCGATCGTGGTACCCGCGCTGGCCTCGTTTCATGCGCTGCATCCGCATGTTGAGCTGGCGCTCGGCGTGAGTCATCGCACACTCGATCTGGTCGGCGAGAGCGTGGATTGCAGCATCGAGCTCGGCGAGTTGCCCGATTCCCGGCTGCTCGCGCGCCGTCTTGGGTTACTCGAACGCGTCACCTGCGCGAGCCCCGCGTATCTCGCGCGGTTCGGCGAGCCACGTCACCTGGACGATCTCTCGGATCACGTCGCGGTGAACTGGCTGTCGATGCAAACCGGCCGGCGCGTGGACTTCGACTTCAGCGTGGCGGCGCGGACGAGCAAGGTGAAAGTGAACGGCTTCATCCAGGTGAACGACGAACACACGTATCTCGCATGCGGGCTCGAAGGCCTGGGACTGATTCAGCCTGGGCGCGCCGCCGCTGCACCGTATCTTGCATCCGGACAGTTAATCGAGGTCCTGCCGAAGTGCAAGCCGACGCCGGTCGCCCTCTCGGTGACGTATGTGAAAAGCCGGCAGATTTCGCCGCGCGTGCGCGCCTTTGTCGATTGGCTCGCCGAGGTGTTCGAAAACGCGCCGGGCATGGTTAAGGCGGCGCCACCGCTGGCCGATCCGCCGGCGTGGCCGGTGCTCGATGCGCAAGGGATGCACGGACTCAATACGGCGTCGCCCTAA
- a CDS encoding transcriptional regulator, LysR family, translating into MINWDNARFFLAVARTGTLRGAAAQLAVDQATVGRRIAALEETLSTTLFLRTPALFVLTPAGEALLGAAETMEQAALSIERRIAGLDDQLAGTIRVATTDSLGKHFVVPAIAKVRRAHPCIEIVCVTSAQIANLTRREADVAIRTLRPDAPDLIARKLAQLEVAIYASHDYVAARGEPREGEAFDGHDLVMYQQPVSPSMRAPMCGEPTSRGRLVFQTQSTAMLFEAALAGFGIAELPRFRADYEPELVRVMPHRAEPFDVWVVAHADLFKTARMQVLIAAVAEEFAQAR; encoded by the coding sequence ATGATCAACTGGGACAACGCACGATTTTTTCTCGCCGTGGCGCGCACGGGGACGTTGCGCGGCGCGGCGGCGCAACTCGCTGTCGATCAGGCGACGGTCGGGCGGCGCATCGCCGCGCTCGAGGAAACGCTTTCGACGACGCTGTTTCTGCGCACCCCCGCCTTGTTCGTGCTGACGCCCGCCGGCGAAGCGTTGCTCGGGGCGGCCGAGACAATGGAGCAGGCCGCTTTGTCGATCGAACGGCGGATTGCCGGCCTCGACGATCAACTGGCCGGCACGATCCGCGTCGCCACTACGGATTCGCTCGGCAAACACTTCGTGGTGCCGGCCATCGCCAAAGTACGGCGTGCGCATCCATGTATCGAGATCGTCTGCGTGACATCCGCGCAGATTGCCAATCTGACGCGGCGCGAAGCCGACGTGGCGATCCGCACGCTGCGGCCCGATGCGCCGGACCTGATCGCGCGTAAGCTCGCGCAGTTGGAGGTCGCGATTTACGCGTCGCATGACTATGTTGCCGCACGCGGCGAACCGCGTGAAGGCGAGGCATTCGACGGTCACGATCTGGTGATGTATCAACAGCCGGTCTCGCCGTCGATGCGGGCACCGATGTGCGGCGAACCGACTTCGCGTGGACGTCTCGTGTTCCAGACGCAATCCACGGCGATGCTGTTCGAGGCGGCGCTTGCCGGCTTTGGTATCGCCGAGCTGCCGCGTTTCCGCGCTGATTACGAACCGGAACTGGTGCGCGTCATGCCGCATCGAGCGGAGCCGTTCGATGTCTGGGTGGTCGCGCACGCCGATCTGTTCAAGACCGCGCGGATGCAGGTGCTGATCGCGGCGGTGGCGGAGGAGTTTGCGCAGGCGCGCTGA
- a CDS encoding drug resistance transporter, EmrB/QacA subfamily encodes MTECAAEQPLATELGDRERPAKRPRLTLALVASGMFMAVLDTTIVNVALPAMHVSLGASVGGLAWIVDAYTLSFAALILAGGVASDRFGAKAVYLWGLALFVAASAACGLAPNVGALVVARLVQGSGAALFLPASLAIVRSTFDDPVERGRAIAAWAGIASIAAAIGPVLGGLLVQGFGWRSAFLINVPTGLVAFAGAWAVVRHSTRSVGRHFDWGGQLASIVALGALCYAAIELPSRGIAAREVWGAALLAVLAVLTLVAVERRAHHPMVPVEWFSNRMFVTMNAMGTLVYVGYFGLLFELSLYLHGEFGFNARQIGLTLLPLAGSLSIGNVLVGRLHGRFSATQFMTTGLVLAAVAVPAMAMSLEWRAPWVVTYAAMVMFGGGTALSVPPMISTVLEQVPGELAGVASGLLNALRQAGGLVGVAMAGAATILAPHVSTALWWVAAMGLVTYASAAGLAACAAVVAVRLRR; translated from the coding sequence ATGACCGAATGCGCCGCTGAACAACCGCTGGCCACCGAGCTTGGCGACAGGGAGCGGCCCGCGAAGCGTCCACGCCTGACGCTCGCGCTGGTGGCGAGCGGCATGTTCATGGCCGTGCTCGACACCACCATCGTCAATGTCGCCCTGCCCGCGATGCACGTCAGCCTAGGCGCGTCCGTGGGCGGTCTTGCGTGGATCGTCGATGCGTACACACTGAGCTTTGCCGCGCTGATTCTTGCAGGCGGCGTCGCGTCTGACCGCTTTGGTGCGAAGGCGGTGTATTTGTGGGGCCTGGCGCTGTTCGTCGCGGCCTCGGCGGCTTGCGGGCTGGCGCCGAACGTCGGCGCGCTGGTAGTCGCGCGTTTGGTGCAGGGCAGCGGCGCGGCGCTGTTCCTGCCGGCGTCGCTCGCCATCGTGCGCAGCACCTTCGACGACCCCGTCGAACGAGGGCGCGCTATCGCGGCGTGGGCGGGGATTGCCTCGATAGCGGCGGCGATTGGGCCGGTGCTAGGTGGTCTGCTCGTGCAAGGGTTCGGGTGGCGCAGCGCGTTTTTGATCAATGTGCCGACCGGTCTGGTTGCGTTCGCGGGTGCATGGGCCGTCGTGCGTCACTCGACGCGCAGCGTCGGCCGCCATTTCGACTGGGGTGGGCAACTGGCGAGCATTGTCGCGCTCGGCGCGCTCTGCTATGCGGCGATCGAATTGCCGTCGCGTGGGATCGCTGCCCGCGAGGTGTGGGGCGCGGCGCTGCTCGCCGTGCTGGCAGTGCTGACGCTCGTTGCCGTCGAACGGCGCGCGCATCATCCGATGGTGCCGGTCGAGTGGTTCAGCAATCGCATGTTCGTGACGATGAATGCGATGGGGACGCTTGTTTACGTTGGCTACTTTGGGTTGTTGTTTGAGTTGAGTTTGTATTTGCACGGCGAGTTTGGGTTCAACGCGCGGCAGATCGGGCTTACGTTGTTGCCGCTTGCGGGCAGTTTGTCGATCGGCAATGTGCTGGTGGGCAGGTTGCATGGACGCTTCTCTGCGACGCAGTTCATGACGACCGGTCTCGTATTGGCCGCCGTTGCGGTGCCGGCGATGGCGATGAGTCTGGAATGGCGCGCGCCTTGGGTCGTCACGTATGCGGCGATGGTGATGTTCGGCGGTGGTACAGCGTTGTCGGTGCCGCCGATGATTTCGACTGTGCTGGAGCAGGTGCCGGGTGAGTTGGCTGGCGTGGCTTCGGGATTGTTGAATGCGCTGCGGCAGGCGGGTGGTCTCGTCGGGGTTGCGATGGCCGGTGCGGCGACGATTCTGGCGCCGCATGTGTCGACTGCGTTGTGGTGGGTTGCTGCGATGGGGTTGGTGACGTATGCGAGTGCAGCGGGTTTGGCCGCTTGCGCGGCGGTTGTTGCTGTGCGGCTGCGGCGTTGA
- a CDS encoding Transposase DDE domain-containing protein yields MAALMMSGMRSSVQAELDGLFGALHGQTVRTRAVSAQAFSKARRGLSAELFELARARLIELAQPYIDSMRWNGLRLVAADGSRLRVGTREGHDLRADHYAFALFLPGPELTLHAALHPADGSERQMLFEALDVLQPHTDLLLLDRGYLGNMMVAALAQREIPFCLRVDARAWTCVTAFARSGEAERFVTLAAPDEQDALDYELVRTPTTVRLIRDVTPGGRVRVLMTSLLDRQRYPAATFGALYHQRWRIEEAFKRLKHRLRLEAVTGLDYLALQQDFGAKTVADNLCTLLSDLDDASHDDAPASRPDRVYALGALKPILGACLLRIEHCLNLLPKVMPAIHQARCRIQPSRSYPRPPRKAKPHHHLAYKLA; encoded by the coding sequence ATGGCAGCGTTGATGATGTCGGGCATGCGCTCGAGCGTGCAGGCCGAGCTCGATGGGCTGTTTGGCGCGTTGCACGGGCAAACGGTGCGCACCCGGGCGGTAAGTGCACAGGCCTTCAGCAAGGCGCGCCGCGGCCTGTCGGCCGAGCTGTTCGAACTGGCCCGCGCGCGCCTGATCGAGCTGGCCCAACCCTACATTGATTCGATGCGCTGGAATGGCCTGAGGCTGGTCGCAGCCGACGGTAGCCGTCTGCGGGTAGGCACGCGCGAAGGCCATGATCTGCGCGCCGACCACTACGCATTTGCGCTGTTCCTGCCGGGGCCCGAACTGACCCTGCACGCCGCGCTTCATCCGGCCGACGGCTCCGAGCGGCAGATGCTGTTCGAAGCGCTGGACGTACTGCAACCGCACACCGATCTGCTGCTGCTCGATCGCGGCTATCTCGGCAACATGATGGTAGCCGCCCTGGCACAGCGCGAGATCCCGTTCTGTCTACGCGTGGATGCACGCGCCTGGACGTGCGTCACCGCCTTTGCGCGCAGTGGCGAGGCTGAGCGCTTCGTGACACTGGCCGCGCCCGATGAACAGGACGCCCTTGACTATGAACTGGTGCGCACGCCCACCACGGTGCGCCTGATCCGCGATGTCACTCCTGGCGGACGTGTTCGCGTGCTGATGACCTCGCTGCTCGATCGCCAGCGCTATCCGGCTGCCACCTTCGGGGCGCTCTACCATCAGCGCTGGCGCATCGAGGAAGCGTTCAAACGGCTCAAGCACCGGCTGCGGCTGGAGGCCGTCACGGGGCTGGACTACCTGGCGCTGCAGCAGGACTTCGGCGCAAAAACCGTCGCCGACAACCTGTGCACACTGCTCAGCGATCTCGACGATGCGTCTCACGATGACGCACCTGCCAGCCGTCCTGACCGTGTTTATGCGCTGGGTGCCCTCAAGCCGATCCTCGGCGCGTGCCTGCTACGGATTGAACACTGCCTGAACCTGCTGCCCAAAGTCATGCCGGCCATCCACCAGGCCCGATGTCGTATCCAGCCCTCGCGCTCTTACCCACGACCGCCCAGAAAAGCCAAGCCCCATCACCATCTCGCGTACAAGCTTGCTTGA
- a CDS encoding methylmalonyl-CoA decarboxylase, whose translation MNTPNASPFAVTADIVDERMARLTFSHPTRRNALSAELLNALDSHLVDLAAQRIPVVILGSGVGQDVWSAGHDLGELVDDRDPIAYGKPLERVLRRVRAYPGVVIAMVSGSAWGGAVDLAMSCDLVVADSSARFAMTPANIGLPYTTSGLLRFFNNLPIHVLKEMFFSAQPLDAARAERFGVINRLVDSDKLEATALEMARGIASKAPLAIQAVKEQLRILEDLQPMPVQAMEQIAELRRQACESADFSEGLAAFSERRPPVFKGE comes from the coding sequence ATGAACACACCGAACGCATCGCCGTTTGCGGTAACGGCCGATATTGTGGATGAACGGATGGCACGTTTGACGTTCAGTCATCCTACGCGCCGGAATGCGCTGAGCGCGGAACTGTTGAACGCACTTGACTCACACCTTGTCGACCTTGCCGCGCAGCGGATACCGGTCGTGATACTTGGCAGCGGCGTAGGGCAGGACGTTTGGAGCGCGGGGCACGACCTTGGAGAGTTGGTGGACGACCGCGACCCGATTGCCTACGGCAAGCCGTTGGAGCGGGTGTTGCGTCGCGTGCGTGCTTATCCGGGCGTGGTGATCGCGATGGTGTCGGGCTCCGCGTGGGGCGGCGCCGTCGATCTGGCGATGAGTTGTGACCTTGTTGTTGCAGATAGCAGCGCGCGTTTCGCGATGACACCGGCGAACATTGGCTTGCCGTACACAACTAGCGGCCTGCTGCGGTTCTTCAACAACTTGCCGATTCATGTACTGAAGGAGATGTTCTTCAGCGCGCAGCCACTCGATGCCGCACGCGCCGAGCGTTTCGGCGTGATCAACCGTCTGGTCGACAGCGATAAGCTGGAAGCAACGGCCCTTGAAATGGCGCGCGGAATCGCAAGCAAAGCGCCCTTGGCGATCCAGGCCGTGAAGGAACAACTACGGATACTTGAAGACTTGCAGCCCATGCCTGTGCAGGCGATGGAACAGATTGCCGAACTGCGTCGGCAGGCGTGCGAAAGCGCGGATTTCAGCGAGGGGCTGGCGGCGTTTTCAGAGCGACGGCCACCGGTGTTTAAAGGCGAATGA
- a CDS encoding formyl-CoA transferase has translation MQALQGIKVVELSRALSGPFCSMVLADLGADVIKVEPGPGGDMSRTWGPFDRGVSTYYLSCNRNKRGVCIDFRNPEGLAAIHRLIDDADVVIENFKPGTIDSMGLGYDVLSARNPRLVMGSINAFGADGPMSGWPGFDQIAQGYSGLMSLTGFADGDPTRTGTAIGDLSSGMWLAMAILSALLERERTGRGQHVSTSLLSSLVGLLSVHGQRYLSLGDIPHRTGNAHSVIAPYGVFETADGPLNIAPITSDMWLRLCQLLELPALPADPRFATNEARVAHRDELKVALEARLKTRSKREWTELFIGVGLPAGPINTLDEVFADPQVQHCRLVETVEHPTLGPLRQVVTPVSSTAATGDASHHVSRHAPPGLGEHTVDVLREAGFDEGSIEALLAAKGVYQQGGYVSPENVSERMAGATQ, from the coding sequence ATGCAAGCGTTACAAGGAATCAAGGTCGTCGAACTGAGCCGTGCGCTGTCGGGGCCGTTCTGCTCGATGGTGCTGGCCGATCTCGGTGCGGACGTCATCAAGGTCGAACCGGGCCCGGGTGGCGACATGAGCCGAACCTGGGGGCCGTTCGACCGGGGGGTGAGCACCTACTATCTATCTTGCAACCGCAACAAGCGTGGCGTGTGCATCGACTTTCGCAACCCGGAGGGACTGGCGGCGATCCACCGGTTGATCGACGATGCCGACGTGGTGATCGAGAACTTCAAGCCTGGCACCATCGACAGCATGGGGCTCGGCTACGACGTCCTCAGCGCGCGCAATCCGCGGCTGGTGATGGGCAGCATAAACGCGTTCGGCGCTGATGGTCCGATGAGCGGCTGGCCCGGTTTCGACCAGATCGCGCAAGGTTATTCCGGGCTGATGAGCTTGACCGGTTTCGCCGATGGCGACCCTACACGCACCGGCACCGCGATTGGCGACCTGAGTTCGGGCATGTGGCTCGCGATGGCGATCCTGTCGGCGTTATTGGAGCGTGAGCGAACCGGACGTGGCCAGCATGTGAGCACGTCGCTGCTTTCGAGTCTGGTGGGGCTCTTGAGCGTGCATGGCCAGCGTTACCTTAGCCTCGGCGACATTCCGCACCGCACCGGCAACGCGCATTCGGTGATTGCACCGTATGGCGTATTCGAAACCGCGGACGGGCCGCTCAACATCGCGCCGATCACGTCGGACATGTGGCTGCGCTTGTGCCAATTGCTCGAATTACCCGCGTTGCCGGCCGATCCGCGCTTCGCGACCAACGAAGCCCGCGTTGCGCATCGCGATGAATTGAAGGTTGCGTTGGAAGCACGTTTGAAGACGCGTAGTAAGCGGGAGTGGACGGAACTTTTCATTGGCGTCGGTTTGCCCGCTGGCCCGATCAACACGTTAGACGAAGTGTTTGCCGATCCGCAGGTGCAGCATTGCCGGCTGGTGGAAACGGTCGAGCATCCGACGCTTGGCCCGCTGCGCCAGGTTGTGACGCCGGTGTCGAGTACAGCAGCGACGGGCGATGCTTCGCATCACGTCAGCCGGCATGCGCCGCCGGGTCTTGGCGAACATACTGTCGATGTATTACGCGAGGCGGGATTCGACGAGGGCTCGATTGAAGCGCTGCTTGCCGCGAAAGGGGTATATCAGCAGGGTGGCTATGTTTCGCCGGAGAATGTATCGGAACGTATGGCAGGGGCGACACAATGA
- a CDS encoding Predicted arabinose efflux permease, MFS family yields MSKAIAASTPGLKPRRTPLTREQIGGFWAVYSGWVLDGVDSVIYALVLIPALTELLPVSGIAATPGNLGMYGSILFALFLIGWGLSFIWGPLADRFGRVKTLAASILIYSVFTGAAAFAHNVWELAAFRLIAGIGVGGEWALAGTYVAESWPEDRRKMGAGYLQTGYYVGFFLAALLNYTVGATYGWRAMFLCGLAPALLAIFTVLRVKEPGQWRKATHGLGQTNAEAVPKRRPLMEIFAPAYRRRTLTSASLVGVAIIGLWAGSVYEASAVVTLATRAGIDRIGAVHLASIGAAVLSVGTILGCLVAPWLAERLGRRVALGTYFVGMAVSIVFAFGWVFYLPNGLNLFMVSLLFLGFFGGNFAIFSLWLPEQYPTRIRATAFAFNASVGRLLGAGVNFLLAAAIHWEGSLGLPIAWTAVAFVIGLLILPFAVETRHQTLPE; encoded by the coding sequence ATGTCCAAAGCGATCGCTGCATCGACGCCCGGGCTCAAGCCCCGGCGTACACCCCTCACCCGCGAGCAGATCGGCGGCTTCTGGGCGGTTTACTCCGGATGGGTGCTGGATGGCGTGGATTCGGTCATCTACGCGCTCGTGCTGATTCCGGCGCTCACCGAGTTGTTGCCCGTCTCGGGCATTGCCGCGACGCCCGGCAATCTCGGTATGTACGGGTCGATTCTGTTCGCGTTGTTTCTGATCGGCTGGGGGTTGTCGTTCATCTGGGGGCCGCTCGCCGACCGCTTCGGGCGGGTCAAGACGCTGGCCGCCAGCATCCTCATTTACTCGGTGTTCACCGGCGCTGCGGCGTTCGCACACAACGTCTGGGAGTTGGCCGCGTTCCGGCTGATAGCCGGCATCGGCGTGGGTGGCGAATGGGCGCTGGCGGGGACCTATGTCGCCGAGAGCTGGCCGGAAGATCGCCGCAAGATGGGTGCGGGCTATCTGCAAACCGGCTACTACGTCGGATTCTTCCTTGCCGCCTTGCTGAACTATACGGTCGGTGCGACGTACGGCTGGCGCGCGATGTTCCTGTGCGGTCTCGCTCCGGCGTTGCTGGCGATTTTTACGGTGCTTAGGGTGAAGGAGCCGGGTCAGTGGCGCAAGGCCACGCATGGCCTCGGTCAGACGAACGCCGAAGCCGTGCCCAAGCGCCGGCCGCTGATGGAGATATTCGCGCCGGCTTATCGGCGCCGCACGTTGACGAGCGCGAGCCTGGTGGGCGTCGCGATCATCGGCTTGTGGGCCGGGTCGGTCTACGAAGCGAGCGCGGTTGTGACCCTGGCGACGCGCGCCGGCATCGACCGCATCGGCGCCGTGCATCTCGCGTCGATCGGGGCGGCGGTGCTGTCGGTGGGGACGATCCTCGGGTGTCTCGTCGCGCCGTGGCTGGCGGAACGTTTGGGGCGCCGCGTCGCGCTTGGGACGTACTTTGTCGGGATGGCCGTGTCGATTGTGTTCGCCTTCGGCTGGGTCTTCTATCTGCCGAACGGACTCAACTTGTTCATGGTGTCGCTGCTGTTCCTTGGTTTTTTCGGCGGCAATTTCGCGATCTTTTCGCTGTGGCTGCCGGAGCAATATCCGACCCGGATACGCGCTACCGCGTTTGCGTTTAATGCGTCGGTGGGCCGCCTGCTCGGCGCGGGCGTCAACTTCCTGCTGGCTGCCGCGATTCATTGGGAAGGTTCGCTCGGCTTGCCGATTGCGTGGACCGCGGTGGCTTTTGTGATCGGCCTGCTGATCTTGCCGTTCGCTGTCGAGACCCGTCATCAGACGCTGCCGGAATAG